DNA from Branchiostoma lanceolatum isolate klBraLanc5 chromosome 6, klBraLanc5.hap2, whole genome shotgun sequence:
ggtactacatgtaggtcgaTTGTTATCACAATGCAGAGGCTTTCTCGCGCTAGTTGTAGTTCGATCGCTATCATGCTGCAGAGGTTTTCGTATTCCAATTCTTATCACAAAGGTTTGAACTTCTTTTAAATTTGACTGATTTACCTAATACTATACTTCATATAGTTCATATATTGGTATACTTCAATATAAATATTTAAATCATTACAAACATGAGACTGCTTTTAACTTTATATTCCACCCTATACTACCTAAATGCTGGGTATTATTTGctattgtatttgtctttgtAATTTCTAATTTTCCAGAGGTGATATTACTGTTAGCTGCTTCATAGAGTGCATAACCTCTATGTCCTGTACCTTCCCTTGTTGatgaatgataatgaaaaatcttctttttttttcattttaagtTAAAGAGTAGCAGAATCTGGTTCGTTTTCTGTCCAAACCAAGTTGGACGAGCTAGACATCTATGATTTAGACAACCAAATGATTTCTACGGCCAactcacattaaaaaaaagtgagTTGATTGTAGAAATAACTTGGTTGTCCGTTTTGTAGTATTTATCGAATACTAGGCCATAATGATTTCCCATTATTGTACGCCAATAAAATACTGTATAAGTACTGAACGTTTAGGTAAGACGGAGTTGACGTTCGATAACCAGTCGATGCAGTCTCGCCGCCATGTCGGCTTTAAGTCGCTCACTAACCACTTACGTGTTATGAGCGTCGGGAGAAGACAACTTGACAGCTCCATCGATAAGGAGGTTAATGAAGACCTAAGTGGTGGTCGGAGATTAGTGAAGAGTTGAGGCTGTGTTTAAGTAGCTGTATGAACGCACGACGAAGGTTAAGTATCACTTGTTTGATATACATGTGCAATGTCTCTCAATAGTATTCATTTTACCTCAAGGGTGTGAAGTATTTTTTTGCCTCTCTCCTCTCTGAGTgtgtgattgtttgtttgttgaagcatctatgtgtgtgtgtgtgtgtgtgtgtgtgtgtgtgtgtgtgtgtgtgtgtgtgtgtatgtgtgtgcgtgtttgtatgGAGAGGGGGttctgtatgcatgtatgtatgtgtgtgtatttgtgtgtgtgggaaGTCCTTTTCACTAGACCTATAGCAGTCTCTTTTTCCCCAAATCTATCATCGTTTAGCACGAATGTAGAGTGCAAGGGACATGGTTGTATCTCTAACTCTGATAATCTTGTCCACCGCACCGGTCATGCTACGAGCGATATAATCGCACATTATCGCCACAGACGAACTTTTACAACAAAAACTTCCAGAAGTGATTTTCTCCCCTTTATAGATTAGTCTAGAAAACAATTACCGATGGGGTTGAGAGCACGGCCCTGGCGCTTCGCTCCCGGTACTCGAACTTCCGTTAATGCGTTTTCCATTAAGCAGACATAAGCTAGTAAAAGCTGGTGGCGCGATCAAATTACCGCGCGTTATAGGCTCAACCGGCGTCCTGAAAGTCCACAAAGCCCCCGTGTATTAGGCGATGAACTTGAATGATGCGGGAGTCAAGTTTGCCGTGAAGCCAGTTTTGGTCTAATGTCGTCGGGATAATTCCACAACTGGGAAAACTTTTGACAAACCTGTTTGGAAGCAAAGCATCAGTTATCTGGAGCGCTACTGGTACACTGttgagtacatgtaagttgcGTGTGTTATATGTTAAATGTATGGTCAAACCTGTCTTATGTGACCACTCAAGTGACTTGACGAAGTTTGAACATTGACGAGTCATTGGCCGCTTTAGACAGAATTCTTAGTGCTGGGGTCAAAAGGAAAATTAAGGACACAAAAAGTGTtcacaatgaccaggtggtccttatgtagaagtggtcacttgtacaggtttgactgtatatcaatgaccaggtggtccttatgtagagattgtcactagtacaggtttgactgcataacagtgaccaggtggtccttatatagaggtggtcacttgtacaggtttgactgtctatcaatgaccaggtggtccttatatagagatggtcacttgaacaggtttgactgtatatcaatgaccaggtgctccttatgtagagatggtcacttgaacaggtttgactgtatatcaatgatggAAAACGGGATTACAGCATAGTGGTGACATCACACCGACATCCAGATTGAACTAGCTGAAGGTCTCTGCATACAAGCACATGAAAGGCAACAAATACTGTAAGACAGGCACATCGGTTTTTAAGTCCTTCCGCGGGAAATCCAATGCCATTGCCGTGTAAAGGGATCTCCGAGCCAAGTACGGCCAAACACGCGAACTCGTAAAGCGAATTGAATAGCACTTTCTAACTCGACGGCCATTTCGGGAGGCGGCTGCGAACGTTACGACTCTAAAGCGGCGAGTAAAGCTCGTGTTGTACAGCTCTCCCGGCAGTCGCAAATCCTTATCTTGGGATCCAGCCGGTTTAGCTAGCGACGCAAATCCGGACGAGGAAATGGCCATAGATGGGGCTCAACTCTTACGAGAAATCAATTACTCTGGGAACGAGATGGCACGGCTCTCGGCTCCAGATTTTACGGTCCGTCCGTTAAAAGTCGTTTGATGTGGCCGACCGGAGATCACTCACGATCGGCTTGGATCAAAGAGACGGCTGTTCTATAGGCAAGGTGCGAGAAAGACGGGCGATCAAATTCAACGAAAACGCAGAGACCAAAGACTAAAGATTAGActgatcgctcaacgaattctacAGAAAAAGAACgaattatttctacattttgtgtgttttgttgtcttttagatcatattttcatatcgtgcatcatattccaattgtgAAATAAAGATTTACACgagtccaattttggtcgctgtactgTCGCTCATAGTTCGCAATCCAGTGGAAAGGGCAGCTTAACGGCAAACCACGTCGTAATCCACGCGAGAGTTGGTGGGACAGCAACGAACATTGGAGATAGTAAAATTACCATAAGGATTCCGAAATGGGCTTTCTCTCCTGACAATCACTCAGATCAAACTACATGTTAGTTATTGGAAGCACTGCGAACTTCAATTAATACACTTTATTCTTAAATCAATGACAGCTTTTAACCTATGTAACATCAACTAACGTAATTCCAcccgggtacataattccgccaccatgaaaagatgcgaccaaacaaatttccaacccaacgccccccagtataatgcactactTTGAACTTATCAATACAATTAATTTAGAATCAATAACAACTATCAACATGCGTATCTGCTAGCGCTACCGTTAGACAGGTTCTTGTGTAGAGTAGATTAATCGGCCGATGCGACCATCTTTATGTAAActtatacaacaatctttattgacacaacaaaagtacagcgactttcgttaggtcttctacaactatgcaTGCAAGCAATCACCTGGATACAAAggaattaacctacgtacaagtatatgaatacgatgattaaggttagacatccaggtaataagaaaaatgataacgccaaaaataattactcaagcaactggataaaatttgaaacagtcatgagTTAAGCATATGAAtttaagtatatgaataattaaacatgtcgagtttaacgtatcacttatacTGAAGTTAATACTAgtgtatttatctattcatcacttacactactagagCCCGATGGAAGCTTAGATTTCGCCTCTATCATTTCACACTAACGCAACCCGGGGTAAGGTTCTCGCCGACTATCCAAGGCCTCTTTAAGGTCCGTTAGGGTGGATATAAACGTGAGGTATACAAGTCCCAGATCGAGACTTAAAATTTATATGCGATtgcaaaatataattttcaatcaatcagccTTAATGACAGTTTACTACTTTCCATCGAAAGCAGTATGCTTCTCGTAACTCCAACATCCAGGAACTTGCATGTCGAAGTTTAAAGTTGTGACGGGGTCGAAGCTGGTGTCATGTTTAACGGCACGACTCGGAAGTGGTTAGGCAATGTTGATCCGTTAAAAAAAATGTGCTGTAAAATTGAAATTTAGGAAAATTGGATACCTATGTCGTATTCGAAATTCAATTCCAAAGAAGacgatgtgaaagaaaaaaatgaagagaaaaatctatcattcggtataccatgctctgtgtgttcagttttgTTCATCTTTCCTGACCACGAAGATTTTATAATCAAGCCAACCTTTTTTTGCTAACCTAATTTTTTCAATTCTaaaagaaacacacagagaTGGGTTTAGCTTGATGCGACGCCCTccagacatatttttcgccAAAGGCGCGACATGCTCCCGCGGGAAATTTGTGACAAAATACAGACAAGTCATAGCTTGAGTTTTGGAGCCTAGTTTTGGGGGACGGGACATCGTCCGCTCtgtaacaccccccccccctgtgaCGCCGGCACGGTACTCACACTCCACACATATATAAGTCTTCTTTCCAGTGTGTTCCAATACATAGTGTTGGATCAAGTTggatttccgtgcagcagaatagtcacactgtgacacttgtagggttttcccctgtatgagttctcatatgttgggacaGGTTACAgattttagctgtcttgtatccacactcctcacatatgtaggctttttcaccagtgtgtttagtgaGATGGTGTTGGTCCAAGTGGGATTTCTGGgatgcagaatagtcgcactggtcacacttgtatggtttttctccagtatggattctcacatgttggactaGGCGAGACCTGTAAGCTGccttgtatccacacacctcacataCGTAGTGAcactcaccagtgtgttttgctacaTAGTGTTCGTCCAAGTTGGAtttccgtgctgcagaatagtcacactggtcacatttgtaaggcttTTCCCCTGTATGAATTCTCACGTGTTGGGATAGGTTAGAgattttagctgtcttgtatccacacacctcacacatgtatggtttttctccagtatgttttgcttttagatggTAGTCCAAAGCATGTTTAaaggcagcagaatagtcacactggtcacacttgtagggtttttctccagtatagattctcacatgttggactaGGCGAGACCTTTGagttgtcttgtatccacactcctcgcATACGTAGGGTTGctcactagtgtgtttagtAAGATGGTGTTTATTCACGTTGGATCtcagtgctgcagaatagtcacactgatcacacttgtagggtttttctccagtatgttttgcttttagatgaTAGTCCAAAGCAGATTTGctggcagcagaatagtcacactggtcacacttgtagggtttttctccagtatgagttctcacatGTTGGGCCAGGCGAGACCTTTGAGTTGTcatgtatccacactcctcgcATACGTAGGGGTTCTCACTAGAGTGTTTAGTAAAATGGTGATGGTTCAAGCtggatttctgtgctgcagaatagtcacactggtcgcacttgtagggtttttctccagtatggattctcacatgttggactaGGTGAGACCtgttagctgtcttgtatccacactcctcacatatgtagggtttctcaacaGTGTGTTTAGTAAGCTGGTGTCGGTCCAAGGTAGAtttccgtgctgcagaatagtcgcactggtcacacttgtagggtttctctccagtatggattctcacatgtttGACTAGGTTAGACCTTTGAGCtgctctgtatccacactccccacacatgtaaggtttttccCCAGTATGTTTTGTTCCGAGTTGTCCATAGATGCTGCTGGGATCTTCCATCTTTTGCTTTAATCTATTGGGAACAAAGATATGCAAATTTTGGTGAGAGTCAGTATGCAACAACTTCTTCACAGACTTTTTTTGTCCCCTTGTGCCTAATAtcatgaaatgacaaaaataatagaaaacacCTGTGACACGCACACAACGAAACTGAAGTAGTCAAACATTACTATGCCATTAGTCATGAGTAGCTGATTTGCaatgttgatatcatttgtAGTGGGCGTTTCCATTGTTTTGCTACTCTACTTCTTTACACTGCGATCTGAGAACCATGCGAATACATAGTTTTCCCGTATACTATGAAATCAAGCGCTCACAATAATACATGAGTTTACAGTAATTTGGATGAATTGACTAATTGATCGTTTAGATTACTTGCAGTTCCCTGTGAAATGAAGATCCCGAAATACTGTCACTAGAGTGATTATGATTCTAAGAATCATGCATGTAAAAATGACGCTGACTTGTcgtttgtatatatttgtatgtgtgtgcactAAAAAATATAAACTAGAAACGGGAAACGTAATTCTCCCAAGTCAGCTCCTTTAGCTCTGCACTTTCTGTAACAAAATTGGCAATGGGTTGCTTATACCACTGGTCAAGAAAACTCAAGCCATATAATTTTAACAGACGACGTTTTAATGGAGCTGGTGACGCATTCCTGTAAAGGTTCATACGGATGTCGGTTGCAAGACATCGCCTCAGAACGTTACCCAAAAGCACGTGTCCCACAACGacaaatatgctgaaaattgCAAACTTTCCATCGTACAAACACAGATAATCACTACATTTCTGGAGCAAATAGGCATCTTCAGATAGTCTACATATATCAGGGGATATCTTACCGTTACAAGTAGAGAGCATAACGTTATAACTGTGTTAcaaaatgcaaatgaaccgTGGGAAAGTTAGGAGTATTTctgttaagccccggttacataTTGCAAAACATGGCTCCCACCACCAGCCAGCCAGGTGGCAGGTCAgcagcagtctgaccagttttagattagtatgacccccaaacacaccctgaccactaccgacctactcccaactaccagccaacccattcacgacctcccgtccacagcccaatgttttaaagatttcaaaacattcgtcTGGCTCAGCCGAACACCTCTGTATAACGTAGCCTCGCACATCCGTGACCTATTTCAATGACTGTATCTACCAGTTTTGCcaagttactagtatatttgttgataaggaccacaggaaagtAGCTGCACTTGTATATTGTTAAGTTAATTGTCGATCTGAACAAACTCAACCACTAAGAGCAACACctcgggcacgttaaagaacccaccgcacttatcgagaagactaaagagtggatcaaaccttagtCTGGGCCGGGTTCTCACATTAAATAGGTGAtattcacctgttatgtcaatccttccacaaatgaaGTAAACCTCGAGCAATAAAACTATTACATTTtataaaggaatagattctaaAATTCGTAACGTTACCTCCAGTGGTGGACTTTCCACGCCAGCCGCTTCAGAGAAATGCGTCATCCGATCTCAGAAGCTAACGTAACCAGTTGAAGGCGGTTGTGTTTTTAGTGAGGTCACCAAtgacttagcctgggtgccatcctccgtagtaaccgttTACTCAATCTTTTCGTTTGCTATCCATGGTTAATCCCAATCCATGGTTatcaagcgaaaagattgagccagcggttactaaggggggtggcacccaggctaagttgTGTTTTTTGCGAGGTCACCAATGAGTGGCCTGTGTTTAGACAATCTCTTACATCCGATAGCTTATAGGGGCCGGTTAGTCAGGCTAAACCAACATATCTTATTAATCATTCTCTTTATACAGTCTATATAATGTCCGTGGGCTAATAATCAGCTTAACCTTACGTAAAGATGAAGAGTACGTAACGATTAacaacatacagcatagagtGACTGCAGCTAAACATCGGACTAGTTGTCACTAAAGACACATGGAAATAGGAAGGCAGCTCAATAGACTTTGCCGATATTGTGACATAAATCGCGTAGAAGATTAACGGAATTatattttagattgtaaactgtGTCATaaggaaatcattttacttttcaaatgtttcatGGCAAAGACAAATTTCCATACTTCGAATATCTATCTGTAACAGATAGATTCATATTTTTGATGCGCTTAGACACTGAACTTGTGGTGAATAACGTTATTTGTAGCACTTCATCATACTCAGGTCAAAGTAAGGTGCTttaaaaggtaaggtaaaggtaccatACGGTAGTCCCATAGCATTTATGAGACCGtggggttgttatccactgtgtctagggcacggtattgaaaaGTGGAGTCCAACtatctccttccaccaccttttacctccccaacagaAGCCAGGTGCCTCTTAATGCCTAAATGTGCTTTAAAAATCATATTAGGAACGACTTTCTTTTTAAAACTCCTTGGTCAAAGGTAGAATCATGGATGCTTGAAAACATACGGAAACCAAATTAGATTTCCTAAGGCATCATCTAAAGTGttattggcgacgcctcaggggcgagccaaacgatatagtattgtgtgcagattgcaactattctaggaattgtacaggcatgtatgtgtccataggcatattaagacaataagaatgttaggaatgttagtcaggcaaaaagcctccctcgggacattcctcctagataacctagacaggaagctacatctgtctaccagatgtgccaggcttatgtatacatgacccatttaagacctcggCTCCACAGtgatattgctcttttctaaaacaacgtgtgtctgttacaatgcttttagacgccctaatgctggtccttacaactgtaagacttaatgtctttcttcggggaacaggtcataactgcatcaactctttactgataacgattgtgcacacgctgcttcagttacctatacaagcagattaattaataaagggcattaacctcattcatgacattgggaacatgtccaagccagatcgatcaatgaaaaatttcactgtcgcaaggaaatttagcaagccagtagTACaggtactagatgattatcctgctgataagatgccactttcttgctgata
Protein-coding regions in this window:
- the LOC136437188 gene encoding zinc finger protein 665-like, whose product is MEDPSSIYGQLGTKHTGEKPYMCGECGYRAAQRSNLVKHVRIHTGEKPYKCDQCDYSAARKSTLDRHQLTKHTVEKPYICEECGYKTANRSHLVQHVRIHTGEKPYKCDQCDYSAAQKSSLNHHHFTKHSSENPYVCEECGYMTTQRSRLAQHVRTHTGEKPYKCDQCDYSAASKSALDYHLKAKHTGEKPYKCDQCDYSAALRSNVNKHHLTKHTSEQPYVCEECGYKTTQRSRLVQHVRIYTGEKPYKCDQCDYSAAFKHALDYHLKAKHTGEKPYMCEVCGYKTAKISNLSQHVRIHTGEKPYKCDQCDYSAARKSNLDEHYVAKHTGECHYVCEVCGYKAAYRSRLVQHVRIHTGEKPYKCDQCDYSASQKSHLDQHHLTKHTGEKAYICEECGYKTAKICNLSQHMRTHTGENPTSVTV